One Mycolicibacterium sarraceniae genomic window carries:
- a CDS encoding SRPBCC family protein, whose protein sequence is MYPCERVDLSWIKTAPFRFSNSVDLAITPEQLFDVLADAGSWPQWAKVITKVTWTSPKPYGVGTTRTVNMLGGLVGDEEFLAWEPFRYLAFRFNTCSNKAVAAFAEEYTVVETPGGCRLTWTLAQKANGPARIGLVVGGPLMNLSFTWFLANLRRYTDKRYH, encoded by the coding sequence ATGTATCCCTGTGAGCGCGTCGACCTGAGCTGGATCAAGACCGCACCGTTCCGGTTCTCCAACAGCGTCGATCTCGCCATCACACCCGAGCAGCTTTTTGACGTGCTGGCCGACGCCGGATCCTGGCCGCAGTGGGCCAAGGTCATCACCAAGGTCACCTGGACCAGCCCCAAGCCTTACGGAGTCGGCACCACCCGCACAGTCAACATGCTCGGCGGCCTGGTCGGCGACGAGGAGTTCCTGGCCTGGGAACCGTTCCGCTACTTAGCATTTCGGTTCAACACCTGCTCCAACAAAGCGGTCGCCGCGTTCGCCGAGGAATACACCGTGGTGGAAACACCAGGTGGCTGCCGGCTGACCTGGACGTTGGCGCAGAAGGCGAACGGCCCGGCCCGCATCGGCCTGGTCGTGGGCGGGCCGCTGATGAACCTCTCGTTCACATGGTTCCTGGCCAACCTGCGCCGGTACACCGACAAGCGCTACCACTAG
- a CDS encoding condensation domain-containing protein, whose translation MDSTLAYIDQGSFLGLRALGRGPLAQCGWIYEHPVDLDALRRFHHNLGYGLLGRRVERSPLPFGRDRWVRWTGPADVDIAATVRPRGEAMAWLDEQLRVPIDPERGPSWRLAMQPLETGGAVIALVVSHTVCDGLGVIQAIGQAASGQTWDLGYPQPGARTRAQALRQDAAAILRSIPDFANAVVAAVRLARSNLGELSSSAGRSAPAPTSLDGARSVTVPSVVAQIDEAQWKNCMESLGGTSNSLFAGIGAKMGQVFGRVDDNGLVRLQFPVSERTEGDTRANALTGITVMIDPADVTASLRDVRAELKRNLAALSEARFELLGPVALAPLVPLSLARRLEGMALGAGAPVGCSNLGKLDASVNRPDGTDAEYLVLRQIESRTTADILDRLGGTMFLVSGQVNGKVSLSISSWRRGGPNSKEELQATFVQVLDEFGLTATIQ comes from the coding sequence GTGGACTCCACGTTGGCCTACATCGACCAGGGATCGTTCCTCGGCCTGCGGGCGCTTGGCCGAGGCCCACTTGCCCAGTGTGGCTGGATCTACGAGCATCCGGTCGACCTCGACGCCCTCCGGCGGTTTCATCACAACCTCGGCTACGGCCTGCTCGGGCGCCGCGTCGAACGCTCGCCCCTGCCGTTCGGGCGCGACCGCTGGGTGAGGTGGACCGGCCCCGCCGACGTCGATATCGCGGCCACCGTCCGCCCGCGCGGCGAGGCGATGGCCTGGCTTGACGAGCAACTGCGCGTCCCGATCGACCCCGAGAGGGGGCCGTCCTGGCGCCTGGCCATGCAACCGCTGGAGACCGGCGGCGCGGTCATCGCGCTGGTGGTCTCGCACACGGTCTGTGACGGACTAGGCGTGATCCAGGCGATCGGCCAGGCCGCCAGTGGCCAGACGTGGGACCTCGGCTATCCGCAGCCCGGGGCGCGCACCCGCGCTCAGGCGCTACGTCAGGACGCCGCCGCGATCCTGCGGTCGATTCCTGATTTCGCCAACGCGGTCGTCGCCGCTGTCCGGCTGGCCCGTAGCAACCTGGGCGAGTTGTCCTCGTCGGCCGGGCGCTCAGCTCCGGCGCCCACCAGTCTCGACGGCGCTCGTTCTGTCACCGTGCCGTCCGTCGTCGCCCAGATTGACGAGGCTCAATGGAAAAATTGCATGGAAAGCCTTGGCGGAACCAGCAATTCGCTGTTCGCCGGCATCGGCGCCAAGATGGGGCAGGTCTTCGGCCGGGTCGACGACAATGGTCTGGTGCGGCTGCAGTTCCCGGTTAGTGAGCGCACCGAGGGGGATACCAGAGCCAACGCGCTGACCGGGATCACGGTGATGATCGACCCAGCCGACGTCACGGCGAGCCTGCGCGACGTGCGTGCCGAGCTGAAGCGGAATCTGGCGGCGCTCTCCGAGGCGCGGTTCGAACTTCTGGGCCCGGTGGCGCTCGCGCCGTTGGTGCCGCTCAGTCTGGCGCGCCGGCTCGAGGGAATGGCATTGGGTGCGGGTGCCCCGGTGGGCTGCTCCAACCTCGGGAAGCTGGACGCCTCGGTGAACCGGCCCGACGGCACCGACGCCGAATACCTCGTTCTGCGACAGATCGAGTCCAGGACCACCGCTGACATCCTCGATCGACTCGGCGGGACGATGTTTCTGGTGTCCGGCCAGGTCAATGGAAAAGTCTCGCTCTCGATATCGTCATGGCGGCGTGGCGGCCCGAACAGCAAAGAGGAGTTGCAAGCCACGTTCGTGCAGGTGCTCGACGAATTCGGGCTGACCGCGACCATCCAATGA
- the aspS gene encoding aspartate--tRNA ligase, translated as MLRSHAAGSLRASDAGQTVTLAGWVARRRDHGGVIFIDLRDSSGTSQVVFRDADVLAAAHRLRAEFCVAVTGVVEVRPEGNANAEIATGEIEVNATSLTVLGESAPLPFQLDEQAGEEARLKHRYLDLRREGGPGGAIRLRSKVNAAARSVLAGHDFVEIETPTLTRSTPEGARDFLVPARLQPGSFYALPQSPQLFKQLLMVAGMERYYQIARCYRDEDFRADRQPEFTQLDMEMSFVDADDVIAVSEEVLRAVWSTIGYDLPTPIPRMCYDEAMGRFGSDKPDLRFAVELVECTEYFSDTPFRVFQAPYVGAVVMAGGASQPRRTLDGWQEFAKQRGHKGLAYVLVGADGELSGPVAKNLSDTERAGLAAHVGATPGDCVFFAAGTPKGARALLGATRIEIAKRLDLIDPNAWAFTWIVKWPLFEPADDATVAGDVAVGSGNWTAVHHAFTAPMPESEATFDTDPGSATANAYDIVCNGNEIGGGSIRIHRRDVQERVFAMMGIDHEEARAKFGFLLDAFTFGAPPHGGIAFGWDRIVALLAGVDSIREVIAFPKSGGGVDPLTDAPAPITGQQRKESGIDFTATLDKP; from the coding sequence GTGCTGCGCAGTCACGCCGCCGGTTCGTTGCGAGCCTCCGACGCCGGACAGACGGTCACCCTGGCCGGTTGGGTGGCCCGCCGGCGCGATCACGGCGGCGTCATCTTCATCGATCTGCGCGACTCGTCCGGGACGTCCCAGGTGGTGTTCCGCGACGCCGACGTGCTGGCTGCGGCCCACCGGCTCCGCGCCGAGTTCTGCGTCGCGGTCACCGGTGTGGTCGAGGTCCGCCCCGAGGGCAACGCCAATGCCGAGATCGCCACCGGCGAGATCGAAGTCAACGCCACGTCGCTGACCGTGCTGGGGGAGAGCGCTCCGCTGCCGTTCCAGCTCGATGAGCAGGCCGGCGAGGAAGCCCGGCTGAAGCACCGCTATCTCGACCTGCGCCGCGAGGGCGGCCCGGGTGGGGCGATCCGGTTGCGCTCCAAGGTCAATGCGGCCGCCCGCTCGGTGCTGGCCGGTCACGATTTCGTCGAAATCGAAACCCCGACGCTGACTCGCTCGACGCCGGAGGGCGCCCGCGACTTCCTGGTGCCGGCCCGGCTGCAGCCCGGCTCGTTCTACGCGCTGCCGCAAAGCCCACAGCTGTTCAAGCAGCTGTTGATGGTGGCGGGTATGGAGCGCTACTACCAGATCGCGCGGTGCTACCGCGACGAGGATTTCCGCGCCGATCGCCAGCCGGAGTTCACCCAGTTGGACATGGAGATGAGCTTCGTCGACGCCGATGACGTCATCGCGGTCTCCGAGGAAGTGCTGCGGGCCGTGTGGTCCACGATCGGCTACGACCTCCCGACGCCGATCCCGCGGATGTGTTACGACGAGGCGATGGGCCGATTCGGTAGCGACAAGCCCGATCTGCGGTTCGCCGTCGAACTCGTCGAGTGCACCGAATACTTCAGCGACACGCCGTTCCGGGTGTTCCAGGCGCCCTACGTCGGTGCCGTGGTCATGGCCGGCGGTGCGTCCCAACCGCGCCGCACGCTGGATGGCTGGCAGGAGTTCGCCAAACAGCGCGGGCACAAGGGCCTGGCGTATGTGCTGGTCGGTGCGGACGGCGAACTGAGCGGCCCGGTCGCCAAGAATCTGTCCGACACCGAACGTGCCGGGTTGGCCGCTCACGTCGGTGCCACACCGGGCGACTGTGTGTTCTTCGCCGCCGGGACCCCCAAGGGCGCCCGTGCCCTGCTCGGGGCAACGCGCATCGAGATCGCCAAGCGGCTGGACCTCATCGATCCGAACGCGTGGGCCTTCACCTGGATCGTGAAGTGGCCGCTGTTCGAACCGGCCGACGATGCGACGGTGGCCGGTGACGTCGCGGTGGGGTCAGGCAACTGGACCGCGGTGCATCACGCGTTCACCGCGCCGATGCCGGAGTCGGAGGCGACATTCGACACCGATCCGGGGTCGGCGACGGCCAACGCCTACGACATCGTCTGCAACGGGAACGAGATCGGCGGCGGCTCGATCCGTATTCATCGCCGCGACGTGCAGGAGCGGGTGTTCGCGATGATGGGCATCGATCATGAAGAAGCCCGCGCGAAGTTCGGATTCCTCTTGGACGCCTTCACCTTTGGCGCGCCGCCGCACGGTGGTATCGCCTTCGGCTGGGATCGCATCGTGGCGTTGCTGGCCGGGGTGGACTCGATCCGCGAGGTGATCGCCTTTCCGAAGTCCGGCGGTGGAGTGGACCCGCTGACCGATGCTCCGGCGCCGATCACTGGCCAGCAGCGCAAGGAATCCGGAATAGATTTCACAGCCACGCTGGACAAGCCATGA
- a CDS encoding MmpS family protein, whose protein sequence is MKLLRTVWLPIVILLVVAVAAFGVYRLHGVFGKTELTRPGSGLANDTKPFNPKTVVYEIYGPPGAVATINYLDLDAQPQIARDVTLPWSLTLTTTAPAASANIVAQGDTDSIGCRITVNGEVKDEKTSTGVNAQTFCLVKSA, encoded by the coding sequence CTGAAGCTGCTGCGCACGGTCTGGCTGCCGATCGTGATCCTTCTCGTCGTTGCGGTCGCCGCGTTCGGCGTGTATCGGCTGCACGGTGTGTTCGGCAAAACCGAGCTGACCCGCCCGGGTAGTGGGCTGGCCAACGACACCAAGCCGTTCAACCCCAAGACCGTCGTGTACGAGATCTACGGTCCGCCGGGAGCCGTCGCGACCATCAACTATCTCGACCTGGACGCCCAGCCGCAGATAGCGCGGGACGTCACCCTTCCGTGGTCTTTGACCTTGACGACCACCGCGCCGGCGGCCTCGGCCAATATCGTCGCCCAGGGCGACACTGACAGCATCGGCTGCCGGATCACCGTGAATGGCGAAGTCAAGGACGAAAAGACCTCGACCGGGGTGAACGCCCAGACCTTCTGCCTGGTCAAGTCCGCATGA
- a CDS encoding transglutaminase family protein, translating to MGIKVALEHRTSYTFDRLVEVHPHVVRLRPAPHSRTPIEAYSLEVEPADHFVNWQQDAFGNFLARLVFPTRTRHLSIKVGLIADLKVINPFDFFIEDYAETFPFTYPKALKDDLEPYLRPVDEAEEGSGPGELVQSWVRNFVVKPGTRTIDFLVALNRAVNGDVGYSVRMEPGVQAPDLTLQTGIGSCRDSAWLLVSILRELGLAARFVSGYLVQLSSDVEALDGPSGPAADFTDLHAWAEVYVPGAGWIGLDATSGLFAGEGHIPLAATPHPSSAAPITGATGVAEATLDFANIVTRVHEDPRVTLPYTEAAWAAINALGTRIDQRLADGDVRLTIGGEPTFVSVDNRVDEEWITAADGPDKRERASVLAARLKTVWAPGGLVQRNQGKWYPGEPLPRWQIGIHWRRDGQPLWNDPALLADPWGAEYDEVEPDAARQVLASIAEGLGLPAGQVRPAYEDALGRLARAVRLPSGDPVESDADLETDTPAARAALLARLEESVDAPAAYLLPVHRREDDAGWASADWRLRRGRVVLLEGDSPAGLRLPLGSISWQPPRPSLPADPIASGRRRLPVERETADAAAAAIEDAADAPTTAMVAEVRDGLLYIFLPPTEELEYFVDLIGRVESAAATVGCAVVIEGYGPPSDGRLESMSVTPDPGVIEVNVAPTSSFAEQRDQLATLYREARLARLSTEQFDIDGTHGGTGGGNHITLGGITPADSPLLRRPDLLVSLLTYWQRHPALSYLFAGRFIGTTSQAPRVDEGRSEALYELEIAFAEIARLSSGEDNPLGHGRSASFAPWVTDRALRHLLTDITGNTHRAEFCIDKLYSPDSARGRLGLLELRGFEMPPHYQMAMVQSLLVRALVARFWEQPLRAPLIRHGLNLHGRYLLPHYIIHDIADVCADLRSHGVNFDTSWLDPFTEFRFPRIGTAVFDHVEIELRGAIEPWNTLGEESTGTGTARYVDSSVERIQVRTIGADRQRHVLTCNGYPVPMLATDNPDVQVGGVRYRAWQPPSALHPTITVDGPLRFELVDTGTGTSRGGCTYHVSHPGGRSYDSPPVNAVEAESRRGRRFEATGFTPGKVDVADIREKQARQSTDVGAAGILDLRRVRTVLQS from the coding sequence ATGGGTATCAAAGTGGCGCTGGAGCACCGCACCAGCTACACCTTCGACCGCTTGGTGGAGGTGCACCCGCACGTCGTCCGGCTGCGTCCGGCGCCGCACTCCCGCACGCCGATCGAGGCGTACTCGCTGGAGGTCGAGCCTGCCGACCACTTCGTCAACTGGCAGCAGGATGCGTTCGGTAACTTCCTGGCCCGGCTGGTCTTTCCGACTCGCACCCGGCACCTGAGCATCAAGGTCGGCCTGATCGCTGATCTCAAAGTGATCAACCCGTTCGACTTCTTCATCGAGGACTACGCCGAGACGTTCCCGTTCACCTATCCCAAGGCGCTCAAGGATGACCTCGAGCCGTACCTGCGGCCCGTCGACGAGGCTGAGGAAGGGTCGGGCCCGGGGGAGTTGGTTCAGTCCTGGGTGCGCAATTTCGTGGTCAAGCCCGGAACCCGGACCATCGACTTCCTGGTGGCGCTCAACCGCGCGGTCAATGGCGACGTCGGCTACAGCGTCCGGATGGAACCCGGCGTGCAGGCCCCAGATCTCACGTTGCAGACCGGGATCGGCTCGTGCCGCGATTCGGCATGGCTACTGGTGTCCATCCTGCGTGAGCTCGGCCTGGCTGCCCGGTTCGTATCCGGCTACCTGGTGCAGCTGTCCTCTGATGTCGAGGCCCTCGACGGCCCGTCCGGGCCGGCTGCCGATTTCACCGATCTGCACGCGTGGGCTGAGGTGTACGTTCCCGGCGCCGGCTGGATCGGGCTCGATGCCACCTCGGGACTGTTCGCCGGGGAAGGACATATCCCGCTGGCGGCCACCCCGCACCCGTCGTCGGCCGCGCCGATCACCGGCGCCACCGGGGTGGCCGAGGCCACCCTGGATTTCGCCAACATCGTCACCCGGGTGCACGAGGACCCGCGTGTCACGCTGCCCTACACCGAGGCGGCGTGGGCGGCCATCAACGCGCTCGGCACGCGTATCGACCAGCGGCTGGCCGACGGAGACGTCCGGTTGACGATCGGTGGCGAGCCGACCTTCGTCTCGGTGGACAACCGGGTCGACGAGGAATGGATCACCGCCGCCGACGGACCGGATAAGCGGGAACGGGCCTCGGTGCTGGCCGCGCGCCTCAAGACGGTGTGGGCGCCCGGTGGTCTGGTGCAGCGCAACCAGGGCAAGTGGTACCCCGGAGAACCGTTGCCGCGCTGGCAGATCGGAATCCACTGGCGTCGGGACGGACAGCCGCTGTGGAACGATCCCGCGCTGCTGGCCGACCCGTGGGGCGCCGAATATGACGAGGTGGAACCCGACGCCGCCCGGCAGGTGCTGGCGTCGATCGCCGAGGGGCTCGGGCTGCCGGCCGGCCAGGTGCGGCCAGCCTACGAGGACGCGCTGGGCCGGCTGGCCCGGGCGGTCCGGCTGCCCTCTGGTGATCCGGTCGAGTCCGATGCGGATCTGGAGACCGACACCCCGGCGGCACGCGCGGCACTGCTGGCCCGCCTGGAGGAGTCGGTGGACGCCCCGGCGGCCTACCTGCTGCCCGTGCACCGTCGCGAGGACGACGCCGGCTGGGCCAGTGCCGACTGGCGGCTGCGACGCGGCCGCGTCGTGCTACTGGAAGGTGACTCACCGGCCGGGCTGCGGTTGCCGCTGGGGTCGATCAGCTGGCAGCCGCCACGGCCCTCGCTGCCCGCCGACCCGATCGCCAGCGGGCGCCGGCGGCTGCCGGTGGAGCGCGAGACCGCCGATGCCGCCGCCGCGGCGATCGAGGACGCCGCCGACGCCCCCACCACCGCGATGGTGGCCGAGGTGCGCGATGGCCTGCTTTACATCTTCCTGCCGCCCACCGAAGAGCTGGAATACTTCGTCGACCTCATCGGCCGGGTGGAGTCCGCCGCGGCCACGGTCGGTTGCGCGGTGGTAATCGAGGGTTACGGGCCGCCGTCGGACGGGCGGCTGGAATCCATGTCGGTCACACCGGACCCCGGCGTCATCGAGGTCAACGTGGCGCCCACCTCGAGTTTCGCTGAGCAGCGGGACCAGCTGGCGACCCTTTACCGGGAAGCCCGGCTGGCTCGACTGTCTACAGAGCAATTTGACATAGACGGAACCCACGGCGGCACCGGCGGCGGCAACCACATCACGCTGGGCGGTATCACCCCGGCCGACTCACCGCTATTGCGCCGGCCAGACCTGCTGGTGTCGCTGTTGACCTACTGGCAGCGTCATCCCGCACTGTCCTACCTGTTCGCCGGCCGCTTCATCGGCACCACATCGCAGGCCCCCCGGGTCGACGAGGGCCGTAGCGAGGCGTTGTACGAACTCGAGATCGCGTTCGCCGAGATCGCCCGGCTGAGCTCAGGGGAGGACAATCCGCTCGGACATGGTCGCTCCGCAAGCTTTGCTCCGTGGGTCACCGATCGGGCGCTGCGCCACCTGCTCACCGATATCACCGGCAACACCCACCGTGCGGAGTTCTGCATCGACAAGCTTTACAGCCCCGACAGTGCCCGCGGCCGGTTGGGCCTGCTGGAACTGCGCGGTTTCGAGATGCCCCCGCATTACCAGATGGCGATGGTGCAGTCGCTGCTGGTGCGCGCGCTGGTGGCCCGGTTCTGGGAGCAACCGCTGCGAGCTCCGCTGATCCGGCACGGGCTCAACCTGCACGGCCGATACCTGTTGCCGCACTACATCATTCACGATATCGCCGATGTGTGCGCCGATTTGCGTTCCCATGGCGTCAACTTCGACACCAGCTGGCTGGACCCGTTCACCGAGTTCCGGTTCCCGCGGATCGGCACCGCGGTGTTTGACCATGTGGAGATCGAACTGCGCGGCGCCATCGAGCCGTGGAACACCCTCGGCGAGGAATCCACCGGCACCGGCACGGCGCGTTACGTCGACTCCTCGGTGGAGCGGATTCAGGTCCGCACCATCGGCGCCGACCGGCAGCGCCACGTGTTGACCTGCAACGGATACCCGGTCCCGATGCTGGCCACTGACAACCCCGATGTTCAGGTCGGCGGAGTCCGCTACCGCGCATGGCAGCCGCCGAGCGCGCTGCACCCCACGATCACTGTCGATGGCCCGCTGCGCTTCGAGTTGGTGGACACCGGCACCGGCACCTCCCGCGGCGGCTGCACGTATCACGTCTCCCATCCCGGCGGCCGGTCCTACGACAGCCCGCCGGTCAATGCCGTCGAGGCCGAATCACGGCGCGGCAGGCGCTTCGAGGCCACCGGGTTCACACCGGGCAAGGTCGACGTGGCCGACATCCGGGAGAAGCAGGCCCGGCAATCGACCGACGTCGGCGCCGCGGGAATCCTCGACCTGCGTCGGGTGCGCACCGTGCTGCAGAGCTGA
- a CDS encoding MMPL/RND family transporter encodes MITLNKGDKPQADEHGKRPHIAQWVRWLSVPIILGWLALTVITNIVVPQVEVVGQQQSVPMAATDAPSSIAMSTIGTTFQEFKSNTSVMVVLEADQPLGDAAHQYYNEIVKKLEADKKHVEHIQDFWSDPLTAAGAQSADGKSSYVQAYLAGNMGEGLANESVEAVKQIVESMPPPPGIKAYVAGSSALINDTHIAGDRSLKMITGLTFGVITVMLLFVYRSIGTVLIALFMVFLELAAARGVVAFLGYHHLIGLSTFAVNLLVMVAIAAGTDYVIFLFGRYQEARSKGADKEAAYYEMYHGTGHVIVGSGMTIAGSMFCLHFTRSPMFSSMGIPLFVGMVVVVAAAMTLGPAVVTVASRFGMLEPKRASRERFWRRIGTAVVRWPGPILVATTFVCLIGLLALPGYRTDYNDRHYLPADIPASEGFAAAERHFPEARLSPELLMLQSDHDLRNSADFLVIDRVAKAIFHTPGIGRVQTITRPLGSPIEHSSIPFLLGMQGTTQTLNQSYMQDRMKDMLKMGDDMNVSIATMTQMYDLLGQLNAVTHSMVTKMDVTLADIQSLRDNIANFDDFFRPIRNYLYWEPHCYDIPMCWSVRSVFDTLDGIDTMTDDFQTLVPDLHKLDLLTAQMRTLMPPMIDTMRSMRTMQLTMQSTQSGQQDQIAAMQDNQSAMGKAFDEAKNDDSFYLPPEAFDNPDFKRGMKMFLSPDGKAVRFIISHEGDPMSPEGLTHIDPIKNAAFEAIKGTPLEGSKIYLAGTAASYKDMQDSADYDILIAGVAALCLIFVIMLIITRAVVASAVIVGTVVLSLGTSFGLSVLIWQDLIGRPLHWMVLIMAVIILLAVGSDYNLLLVARLKEEIPAGLRTGIIRAMGGSGSVVTSAGLVFAVTMAAMAFSELTILAQVGTTIGMGLLVDTLVIRSFMTPSIAALMGRWFWWPQRVRPRPVPSKWPRPAAANTEPIAVESQS; translated from the coding sequence ATGATCACTCTGAACAAGGGCGATAAGCCCCAGGCCGACGAGCACGGCAAGCGCCCGCACATCGCGCAGTGGGTGCGTTGGCTGTCCGTGCCGATCATCCTGGGCTGGCTGGCCCTCACCGTCATCACCAACATCGTGGTGCCCCAGGTCGAGGTGGTCGGTCAGCAGCAGTCGGTGCCGATGGCGGCGACCGACGCGCCCTCGTCGATCGCGATGAGCACGATCGGCACGACGTTCCAGGAGTTCAAATCGAACACCTCGGTGATGGTCGTGCTCGAGGCCGATCAGCCCCTGGGTGACGCCGCACACCAGTACTACAACGAGATCGTCAAGAAGCTCGAAGCCGACAAGAAGCATGTCGAGCACATTCAGGACTTCTGGAGCGACCCGCTGACCGCCGCCGGGGCGCAGAGCGCCGACGGCAAATCCTCCTATGTGCAGGCCTATCTGGCTGGCAACATGGGCGAGGGCCTGGCCAATGAGTCGGTCGAAGCCGTCAAGCAGATCGTCGAAAGCATGCCGCCGCCACCGGGGATCAAGGCCTACGTCGCCGGATCCTCGGCACTGATCAACGACACCCACATCGCCGGTGACCGCAGCCTGAAAATGATTACCGGCCTGACCTTCGGCGTCATCACCGTGATGCTGCTGTTCGTCTATCGCTCGATCGGCACCGTGCTGATCGCGTTGTTCATGGTGTTCCTCGAACTGGCGGCCGCTCGCGGTGTGGTGGCCTTCCTCGGCTATCACCACCTGATCGGGCTGTCGACGTTCGCGGTCAACCTGCTCGTCATGGTCGCGATCGCGGCCGGCACCGACTATGTGATCTTCCTGTTCGGCCGCTATCAGGAGGCCCGAAGTAAGGGCGCCGACAAAGAGGCGGCCTATTACGAGATGTATCACGGCACCGGCCATGTGATCGTCGGGTCCGGTATGACGATCGCCGGTTCGATGTTCTGTCTGCACTTCACCCGAAGTCCGATGTTCAGTTCGATGGGCATCCCCTTGTTCGTCGGCATGGTGGTGGTGGTGGCTGCCGCGATGACGCTCGGCCCCGCCGTCGTCACCGTCGCCAGCCGGTTCGGAATGCTGGAGCCCAAACGGGCCTCGCGCGAACGGTTCTGGCGCCGTATCGGTACTGCCGTCGTGCGCTGGCCCGGTCCGATCCTGGTCGCGACGACGTTCGTCTGCTTGATCGGGCTGCTCGCGCTGCCCGGCTATCGCACCGACTACAACGACCGGCACTATCTGCCGGCGGACATCCCGGCCAGCGAAGGGTTCGCCGCCGCGGAGCGGCACTTCCCGGAGGCCCGGCTCAGCCCCGAGTTGTTGATGCTGCAGAGCGATCACGACCTGCGTAATTCGGCGGACTTCCTGGTGATCGACCGGGTGGCCAAGGCCATCTTCCACACCCCGGGTATCGGTCGAGTGCAGACCATCACGCGGCCGCTCGGCAGCCCGATCGAGCACAGCTCGATTCCGTTCCTGCTGGGCATGCAGGGCACCACGCAGACGCTGAACCAGTCCTACATGCAGGACCGCATGAAGGACATGCTCAAAATGGGCGACGACATGAACGTGTCGATCGCGACCATGACGCAGATGTACGACCTACTGGGTCAGCTCAACGCCGTGACCCACAGCATGGTCACCAAGATGGACGTGACACTGGCCGACATCCAGTCGCTGCGCGACAATATCGCCAATTTCGACGACTTCTTCCGGCCGATCCGCAACTACCTGTACTGGGAACCGCACTGCTACGACATCCCGATGTGCTGGTCGGTCCGGTCGGTCTTCGACACCCTCGACGGCATCGACACGATGACCGACGACTTCCAGACCCTGGTGCCCGACCTGCACAAGCTGGACCTGCTCACCGCTCAGATGCGCACGCTGATGCCGCCGATGATCGACACCATGCGGTCGATGCGGACCATGCAGTTGACGATGCAGAGCACACAGTCCGGCCAGCAGGATCAGATCGCGGCCATGCAGGACAATCAGAGCGCGATGGGCAAGGCGTTCGACGAGGCCAAGAACGACGACTCGTTCTATCTGCCGCCGGAGGCCTTCGACAATCCGGACTTCAAGCGCGGTATGAAGATGTTCTTGTCGCCGGACGGAAAAGCGGTGCGGTTCATCATCTCTCATGAGGGTGATCCGATGTCGCCGGAAGGTCTCACCCATATCGACCCGATCAAGAACGCGGCGTTCGAGGCGATCAAGGGCACTCCGCTGGAAGGGTCCAAGATCTACCTCGCCGGCACCGCGGCCAGCTACAAGGACATGCAGGACAGCGCCGACTACGACATCCTGATCGCCGGTGTGGCCGCCCTCTGCCTGATCTTCGTCATCATGCTGATCATCACCCGGGCCGTGGTGGCCTCTGCGGTGATCGTGGGCACGGTCGTGCTGTCACTGGGCACCTCATTCGGGCTGTCGGTACTGATCTGGCAAGACCTGATCGGCCGGCCGCTGCACTGGATGGTGCTGATCATGGCCGTCATCATCCTGTTGGCGGTGGGTTCGGACTACAACCTGCTGCTGGTCGCTCGACTCAAGGAGGAGATCCCGGCCGGGTTGCGCACCGGCATCATCCGGGCGATGGGGGGCAGCGGCTCGGTGGTCACCTCAGCGGGACTGGTGTTCGCGGTGACCATGGCGGCCATGGCATTCAGTGAACTGACGATCTTGGCGCAGGTCGGTACGACCATCGGTATGGGTCTGCTGGTCGACACCTTGGTGATCCGGTCGTTCATGACACCGTCGATCGCCGCGCTGATGGGGCGTTGGTTCTGGTGGCCGCAGCGGGTGCGCCCGCGTCCGGTGCCGAGCAAGTGGCCGAGGCCGGCTGCGGCGAACACCGAGCCGATCGCGGTCGAATCTCAGTCCTAG
- a CDS encoding winged helix-turn-helix transcriptional regulator has translation MTVLQGPLVDRDAWSAVGKCPIEKTMAVIGTKSAMLILREAYYGTTRFDDFARRVGITKAATAARLAELVDAGLLTRQPYREPGQRVRDEYVLTPAGAELMPVVWSMFEWGRRHLSNDSRLRLTHLECGADATVEIRCAEGHLVPQSELGVELTRKGGAAPASR, from the coding sequence GTGACAGTGCTGCAGGGCCCCCTGGTGGACCGCGATGCCTGGTCGGCGGTCGGGAAATGCCCGATCGAGAAGACGATGGCGGTGATCGGAACCAAGTCGGCGATGCTCATCCTGCGCGAGGCCTACTACGGCACCACCCGGTTCGACGACTTTGCCCGCCGGGTGGGCATCACCAAGGCAGCCACCGCGGCCCGGCTCGCCGAACTGGTCGACGCCGGCCTGCTGACCAGGCAGCCCTACCGTGAACCGGGGCAGCGGGTCCGCGACGAATACGTGCTGACGCCGGCCGGCGCCGAGTTGATGCCGGTGGTGTGGTCGATGTTCGAGTGGGGCCGGCGCCACCTCAGCAATGACAGTAGGTTGCGGCTGACCCACCTGGAGTGCGGGGCCGATGCAACCGTCGAAATTCGTTGTGCCGAAGGTCATCTCGTGCCTCAGTCCGAACTCGGTGTGGAACTAACGCGAAAGGGCGGTGCGGCGCCTGCGTCGAGGTAG